Proteins encoded together in one Pseudoroseomonas cervicalis window:
- the radA gene encoding DNA repair protein RadA, with the protein MAKSTARFVCQNCGAIAPRWQGRCDTCGEWNTIVEEQPEAPRAPGPAGKSAGGRKLEFVALKGRAAPPPRTVSGMAELDRVLGGGFVPGSVILVGGDPGIGKSTILLQAAARIANAGRRVLYISGEEAIDQVRLRALRLGLQDSPLGLAATTSLRDIAASLEEEKEATLVIIDSIQTVWLDSLDSAPGTVSQVRACAAELTRLAKTRNFAVVLVGHVTKEGTLAGPRVLEHMVDATLYFEGDRGHQFRILRAVKNRFGATDEIGVFEMTDRGLMEVANPSALFLAERRGNISGSAVFAGMEGTRPVLVEIQVLLSPSASGGSPRRQVVGWDSGRLAMLMAVLESRCRVSLGQNDVYLNIAGGLRVGEPAADLAVAAALVSAATDRPTDPDMVFFGEIGLSGEVRQVAQTDTRLREAAKLGFAAAMLPRRVARGGRAAPAHEGLRLTEIGHLADLVAPLAAAAAGKAEKKEKKAGE; encoded by the coding sequence ATGGCCAAATCCACCGCCCGCTTCGTCTGCCAGAATTGCGGCGCCATCGCCCCGCGCTGGCAGGGCCGCTGCGACACCTGCGGCGAATGGAACACCATCGTCGAGGAACAGCCCGAGGCGCCCCGCGCCCCCGGCCCCGCCGGCAAGTCAGCCGGCGGCCGCAAGCTGGAATTCGTGGCACTCAAGGGCCGCGCCGCGCCGCCGCCGCGCACCGTCAGCGGCATGGCGGAGCTGGACCGGGTGCTGGGCGGCGGCTTCGTGCCCGGCAGCGTCATCCTGGTGGGCGGCGACCCCGGCATCGGCAAATCCACCATCCTGCTGCAGGCGGCGGCGCGCATCGCCAATGCCGGCAGGCGGGTGCTCTACATCTCGGGCGAGGAAGCGATCGACCAGGTGCGGCTGCGGGCGCTGCGTCTCGGCCTGCAGGACAGCCCGCTCGGCCTCGCGGCCACCACCAGCCTGCGCGACATCGCAGCCTCCCTGGAGGAGGAGAAGGAGGCGACGCTCGTCATCATCGACTCGATCCAGACCGTCTGGCTGGACAGCCTGGATTCCGCCCCCGGCACGGTCAGCCAGGTGCGCGCCTGCGCCGCCGAGCTGACGCGGCTGGCCAAGACCCGCAACTTCGCCGTGGTGCTGGTGGGGCATGTGACCAAGGAAGGCACCCTGGCCGGCCCCCGCGTGCTGGAGCACATGGTCGACGCCACGCTGTATTTCGAAGGCGATCGCGGCCACCAGTTCCGCATCCTGCGCGCGGTGAAGAACCGCTTCGGCGCCACCGACGAGATCGGCGTCTTCGAGATGACCGATCGCGGGCTGATGGAGGTGGCCAACCCCTCCGCCCTTTTCCTGGCCGAACGCCGCGGCAATATTTCGGGGAGTGCCGTCTTCGCTGGGATGGAGGGCACGCGGCCGGTGCTTGTGGAAATCCAGGTGCTGCTCTCGCCCTCCGCCTCCGGCGGCTCGCCGCGGCGGCAGGTGGTGGGGTGGGATTCCGGGCGGCTGGCCATGCTGATGGCCGTGCTGGAATCCCGCTGCCGCGTCAGCCTCGGCCAGAACGACGTCTATCTGAACATCGCCGGCGGGCTGCGGGTGGGCGAGCCGGCGGCCGATCTCGCGGTTGCCGCCGCCCTGGTCTCCGCCGCAACCGACCGGCCGACCGACCCGGACATGGTCTTCTTCGGCGAGATCGGCCTCTCCGGCGAGGTGCGCCAGGTGGCGCAGACCGATACCCGCCTGCGCGAGGCCGCCAAGCTCGGCTTCGCCGCCGCCATGCTGCCGCGCCGCGTGGCGCGCGGCGGCCGCGCCGCCCCCGCCCATGAGGGGCTGCGCCTGACCGAGATCGGGCACCTCGCCGATCTGGTGGCGCCGCTGGCGGCCGCCGCGGCCGGGAAGGCAGAGAAAAAGGAAAAGAAAGCGGGGGAATGA
- a CDS encoding CvpA family protein has product MTWVDGIVLAVIALSALIAFFRGLVREVLGVGAWIGAGLFAIYMLPGASQLAGTYVQPPWLAEIVGGAVAFLIALIVLKLLIGWFAGLVRASVLGGLDRALGMVFGLARGAFLVVLAYIVGGLFLPQVERWPEPVQEARSLPTVADGAAMLVSQLPPEYRPRLPDLPQRSMPSMDELLRPPAQSR; this is encoded by the coding sequence ATGACCTGGGTGGACGGCATTGTCCTGGCGGTGATCGCCCTCTCGGCGCTTATTGCCTTCTTTCGCGGCCTGGTGCGTGAGGTGCTGGGCGTCGGCGCCTGGATCGGCGCTGGCCTGTTCGCCATCTATATGCTGCCGGGGGCGTCGCAGCTGGCCGGCACCTATGTGCAGCCGCCCTGGCTGGCCGAGATCGTCGGCGGGGCGGTGGCCTTCCTGATCGCGCTGATCGTGCTCAAGCTGCTGATCGGCTGGTTCGCCGGGCTGGTGCGGGCCTCGGTGCTCGGGGGTCTGGATCGCGCCCTCGGCATGGTGTTCGGCCTCGCGCGGGGTGCTTTCCTGGTCGTGCTCGCTTATATCGTGGGCGGGTTGTTCCTGCCTCAGGTCGAGCGCTGGCCCGAGCCGGTGCAGGAGGCACGCAGCCTGCCCACCGTGGCGGATGGGGCGGCGATGCTTGTGTCGCAGCTTCCGCCGGAGTATCGCCCGCGCCTACCCGATTTGCCGCAGCGCAGCATGCCCAGCATGGACGAGCTGCTGCGGCCCCCGGCCCAGAGCCGGTAA
- the purF gene encoding amidophosphoribosyltransferase gives MPMQPLPSTHPWDDEDGFHEECGVFGVWNATDAAALTALGLHALQHRGQEASGIVTLADAGTASGKFHAHRGLGLVGDIFGDAKVMAGLKGRSAVGHNRYATTGETALRNVQPLFADFEFGGLAVAHNGNLTNATALKRALVRRGCLFQSTTDSEVFVHLIAISLYANVVDRLIDALKQVQGAYSLIALHDGALIGARDPMGVRPLVLGRLGAPEGGAYVLASETCALDIVGAEFIRDIEPGEIVIINNDGLRSIKPFGRGQSRFCIFEYIYFARPDSVVEGTPVYETRKRIGSELARESHVEADVVVPVPDSGVPAAMGYATEAGIPFELGIIRNHYVGRTFIEPTDQIRHLGVKLKHSANRPMIEGKRVILVDDSIVRGTTSKKIVEMVRQAGAKEVHMRISSPPTTHSCFYGIDTPEREKLLAANHDVEEMARIIGADSLAFISLDGMYRALGRPGRDATNPGYCDACFTGDYAIPLTDIEGHPERIPALLAANGQ, from the coding sequence ATGCCGATGCAGCCCCTGCCCTCCACCCATCCCTGGGACGACGAAGACGGCTTCCATGAGGAATGCGGCGTTTTCGGAGTCTGGAACGCGACCGATGCGGCGGCGCTGACCGCGCTCGGCCTGCATGCCCTGCAGCATCGCGGGCAGGAGGCCTCGGGCATCGTCACCCTGGCGGATGCGGGCACGGCGTCCGGCAAGTTCCACGCCCATCGTGGCCTGGGGCTGGTCGGCGACATCTTCGGCGATGCCAAGGTGATGGCGGGGCTGAAGGGGCGCAGCGCCGTCGGCCACAACCGCTACGCCACCACCGGCGAGACCGCGCTGCGCAATGTGCAGCCGCTGTTTGCCGATTTCGAGTTCGGCGGCCTGGCCGTCGCCCACAATGGCAACCTGACCAATGCGACGGCGCTGAAGCGCGCCCTGGTGCGCCGCGGCTGCCTGTTCCAGAGCACCACGGATTCCGAGGTCTTCGTCCACCTCATCGCCATCAGCCTCTACGCCAATGTGGTGGACCGGCTGATCGACGCCCTGAAGCAGGTGCAGGGCGCCTATTCGCTGATCGCGCTGCATGATGGCGCGCTGATCGGCGCGCGCGACCCGATGGGCGTGCGCCCGCTGGTGCTCGGCCGCCTCGGCGCGCCGGAGGGCGGCGCCTATGTGCTGGCCAGCGAGACCTGCGCCCTCGACATCGTCGGCGCGGAGTTCATCCGCGACATCGAGCCGGGCGAGATCGTCATCATCAACAATGACGGGCTGCGCAGCATCAAGCCCTTCGGCCGCGGCCAGAGCCGGTTCTGCATCTTCGAATACATCTATTTCGCCCGCCCCGATTCGGTGGTCGAGGGCACGCCGGTCTATGAGACGCGCAAGCGCATCGGCTCGGAGCTGGCCCGCGAGAGCCATGTCGAGGCCGATGTGGTGGTGCCGGTGCCGGATTCCGGCGTCCCCGCCGCCATGGGCTATGCGACCGAGGCCGGCATTCCCTTTGAGCTCGGCATCATCCGCAACCACTATGTCGGCCGCACCTTCATCGAGCCCACCGACCAGATCCGGCATCTGGGCGTGAAGCTGAAGCACAGCGCCAACCGGCCGATGATCGAGGGCAAGCGCGTCATCCTGGTGGATGATTCCATCGTGCGCGGCACCACCTCGAAGAAGATCGTCGAGATGGTGCGCCAGGCCGGCGCCAAGGAGGTGCATATGCGCATCTCCTCGCCGCCGACGACGCATTCCTGCTTCTACGGCATCGACACGCCGGAGCGGGAGAAGCTGCTGGCCGCCAACCATGATGTCGAGGAGATGGCCCGCATCATCGGCGCCGACAGCCTCGCCTTCATCTCGCTGGACGGCATGTACCGGGCGCTGGGCCGCCCGGGGCGCGACGCCACCAACCCCGGCTATTGCGATGCCTGCTTCACCGGCGACTACGCCATCCCGCTGACCGATATCGAGGGCCATCCCGAGCGCATCCCCGCGCTGCTGGCGGCCAACGGCCAGTGA